TGCCGGTGCTCCAACCGTTGACATAGCTGCCATGGCGGCTAAAGTTCCGGTACTGGGTGTGTGCTATGGCGCACAGCTGACTGCCAAGGTATTTGGTGGTGAGGTAGCTAAAAGTGGCATCCGTGAGTATGGCCGTGCTTTTATGGAGCATGCGGACAAGGAAGAAAAGCTCCTGTATGATATCTCTTCCCGTAGCCAGGTATGGATGAGCCACTCAGATACCATCGTTAAGATGCCTGAAGGTTTTGAGATCATCGCTCATACAGAGAATATCCCTGTTGCGGCATTCAAATCCGAAACTATTGCCAAGCACCCGATCATGGGTCTGCAGTTCCATCCGGAAGTGACACACTCCCTGGAGGGTAAGCAACTGATGCGTAACTTCCTGGTACACATCTGCGGATGCAAACAGGACTGGACTCCGGCAGCATTTGTACAGGAGACCATTGATAAGATCAAGGCGCAGGTAGGCAATAAGAAAGTGGTAATGGCGCTGAGCGGTGGTGTTGACTCCACCGTAGCTGCTGAACTGATACATAAAGCGATAGGTGATAACCTGTACTGCGTATTCGTAGACAACGGATTACTTCGTAAGAACGAATTTGAAACGGTACTGGACTCCTATAAACATATGGGTCTGAACGTAAAGGGTGTGAACGCCAAGGATCTCTTTTATGGAGAACTGAAAGGTGTAAGTGATCCTGAGAAAAAACGTAAGATCATCGGCCGTCTGTTCATCGAGGTATTCCAGCAGGAATCAGCCCTGCTGAAAGACATCTCCTTCCTCGGCCAGGGTACTATCTACCCGGATGTGATCGAGTCAGTATCTGTGAACGGTCCTTCTGTTACGATCAAGTCTCACCACAACGTAGGTGGTTTACCTGAGAAAATGAACATGGGACTGGTAGAACCACTGCGTTTCCTCTTCAAAGATGAAGTAAGACGTGTAGGTCGTGAGATCGGTATCAGTGAAATATTCCTGGGCCGTCATCCTTTCCCGGGTCCTGGTCTGGCTATCCGTATCCTTGGAGAGATCACTCCGGAGAAGGTAGCGATGCTACAGGAAGCGGA
The DNA window shown above is from Chitinophaga agri and carries:
- the guaA gene encoding glutamine-hydrolyzing GMP synthase — translated: MTEKILILDFGSQYTQLIARSIRELNIYCEIKPCLAPVEWDDTVKGIILSGSPFSVNDAGAPTVDIAAMAAKVPVLGVCYGAQLTAKVFGGEVAKSGIREYGRAFMEHADKEEKLLYDISSRSQVWMSHSDTIVKMPEGFEIIAHTENIPVAAFKSETIAKHPIMGLQFHPEVTHSLEGKQLMRNFLVHICGCKQDWTPAAFVQETIDKIKAQVGNKKVVMALSGGVDSTVAAELIHKAIGDNLYCVFVDNGLLRKNEFETVLDSYKHMGLNVKGVNAKDLFYGELKGVSDPEKKRKIIGRLFIEVFQQESALLKDISFLGQGTIYPDVIESVSVNGPSVTIKSHHNVGGLPEKMNMGLVEPLRFLFKDEVRRVGREIGISEIFLGRHPFPGPGLAIRILGEITPEKVAMLQEADAVYIDGLREAELYDKVWQAGTILLPVQSVGVMGDERTYEFTVALRAVTSVDGMTADWAHLPYEFLAKMSNDIINKVKGINRVVYDISSKPPATIEWE